The proteins below are encoded in one region of Corvus hawaiiensis isolate bCorHaw1 chromosome 3, bCorHaw1.pri.cur, whole genome shotgun sequence:
- the MSGN1 gene encoding mesogenin-1, giving the protein MDKLHETLINMEDALGSEHSACLSSWDWKSSAGSFELHPISPPHSLSPTPSFESYSSSPCPAAAETPYGSGGSGLVGYGLVDFPPAYLPSPGQARLPKGTKVRMSAQRRRKASEREKLRMRTLADALHTLRNYLPPIYSQRGQPLTKIQTLKYTIKYISELTELLNSVKRV; this is encoded by the coding sequence ATGGACAAATTGCACGAGACATTGATAAACATGGAAGATGCTTTGGGTTCGGAACACTCCGCCTGCTTATCATCCTGGGACTGGAAAAGCTCTGCTGGGTCTTTCGAGCTGCACCCCATCTCGCCCCCGCacagcttgtccccgacgcccTCCTTCGAGTCCTACTCCTCGTCCCCTTGTCCGGCGGCAGCAGAGACCCCCTAtggcagcggcggcagcggcctGGTGGGATACGGCCTGGTGGACTTCCCCCCCGCCTACCTGCCCAGCCCCGGGCAGGCCCGGCTGCCCAAGGGCACCAAGGTGCGGATGTCTGCCCAGCGCAGGAGGAAGGCCAGCGAGAGGGAGAAGCTGCGCATGAGGACCTTGGCCGACGCGCTCCACACGCTGCGCAATTATCTGCCCCCCATCTACAGCCAGCGGGGCCAGCCCCTCACCAAAATCCAGACCCTGAAGTACACCATCAAGTACATCAGCGAACTGACCGAGCTCCTCAACAGCGTCAAGCGGGTGTAG